A stretch of DNA from Planctomycetota bacterium:
TCCAGCTCGCGCACCATGTCCGACAGCCAGAGGGGGAACGTGTCGGTGAACTTGATTTCGAGAACGATGGGCTGGTTCGGCAACGCGATCCAGCCGGGATGATCGTCGGTCAGCAGCACCCTGTCGGTGCGCAGGCACGCCACGCAGCGGTCCATCGTCACGCGGAGCGGCCCCCCGCTGGGGTCCGTGTACGGCTCGCGCAGGTAGCGGAGCAGCACCGTGGGGCGCGCGTCGAGCTTCGCGCACAACTCGCAGAAGCGCTCGAGGCCCGCGCGGCCGGCCGAATCCGCCGCCACGAGGTCATCGGGGGAACCGCAGTAGGTGTTGAGGACGCGGCCCACGGCGCTCTTGCGCACCTCGGCCCGCTGCTTCACCACCACTTCGCCCTTGCGGG
This window harbors:
- a CDS encoding polyphosphate polymerase domain-containing protein produces the protein MLGRSLVASQRFEYKYLISEVQAAQVRAFASCYLVPDSHIVPALGNEYPVYSLYLDSHGLHLYHSSVAGHKDRFKLRVRFYDERPDTPAFLEVKARKGEVVVKQRAEVRKSAVGRVLNTYCGSPDDLVAADSAGRAGLERFCELCAKLDARPTVLLRYLREPYTDPSGGPLRVTMDRCVACLRTDRVLLTDDHPGWIALPNQPIVLEIKFTDTFPLWLSDMVRELDLVRVRSPKYVRSVDALAALGVGVA